A window of the Aquimarina spinulae genome harbors these coding sequences:
- a CDS encoding glutaminase yields the protein MDYQQILNEIKSELPSIHYTGKVASYIPELAKIEPEKFGIHLYCINSGHYNFGDHNDRFSIQSISKVFALTMAMSLLDDELFKRVDVEPSGDPFNSLVQLEYENGIPRNPFINAGALVICDVLISQLKNPKKDFLDFIHKITGCTDIDINPKVFLSEKTYSYRNAAVLNLMKSFGNIKNDIETVLDFYIYQCSIEMSCKELSTAFMIYANGGKRLFDNEQILSPRKVKRINAIMQTCGFYDEAGEFSYRVGLPGKSGVGGGIVAVHPGQYAVAVWSPPLNPKGNSELGMLALERLTTLTGLSIF from the coding sequence GTGGATTATCAACAAATACTTAACGAGATAAAATCAGAACTCCCGTCGATACACTATACCGGAAAAGTAGCTTCATATATTCCTGAATTAGCTAAAATTGAGCCTGAAAAATTTGGGATACATCTGTATTGTATTAATTCTGGTCATTATAATTTTGGAGACCATAATGACCGGTTTTCTATTCAAAGTATCTCGAAAGTATTTGCTTTAACTATGGCAATGTCATTATTAGATGATGAATTATTTAAACGTGTAGATGTAGAACCTTCTGGAGATCCTTTTAACTCTTTGGTACAATTAGAATATGAGAATGGAATTCCCAGGAACCCATTTATAAATGCGGGTGCCTTAGTAATCTGTGATGTTTTAATATCTCAATTAAAAAACCCTAAAAAAGATTTTCTCGATTTCATACATAAAATCACTGGCTGTACAGACATTGATATCAACCCAAAAGTTTTTCTATCCGAAAAAACATATAGTTACCGTAATGCAGCAGTATTAAATCTAATGAAATCTTTTGGCAATATTAAAAATGATATTGAAACCGTCCTTGATTTCTATATCTACCAATGTTCTATAGAAATGTCTTGTAAAGAACTATCAACTGCATTTATGATATACGCCAACGGCGGAAAACGATTATTTGATAATGAACAAATATTATCACCTAGAAAGGTGAAACGTATTAATGCAATAATGCAAACCTGTGGTTTTTATGATGAAGCTGGTGAGTTTAGTTATAGAGTAGGTTTACCCGGAAAAAGTGGTGTTGGTGGAGGAATTGTAGCAGTGCACCCAGGGCAATATGCTGTTGCTGTATGGAGCCCCCCTTTGAACCCCAAAGGAAACTCAGAACTGGGGATGCTTGCTTTAGAACGATTAACAACATTAACCGGATTGTCTATTTTTTAA
- the pepE gene encoding dipeptidase PepE codes for MANCIIASTSTLHGSEPLAYLQDTLINLYSGIEEILFIPYARPGGISHDEYTIGINNIFKKINKRIISIHMFSDPIEAIKNAKGIYTGGGNTFLLVDQLYRNEVIGPLKEAVLSGVPYLGTSAGSNICGLTMKTTNDMPIVYPPNFATLGIVPFNINPHYLDPDPNSTHKGETRETRIKEFHNLNSQPVVGLREGSWLKVYDNKITLEGNLSARIFEKDKEPYEIETGSALSGLN; via the coding sequence ATGGCAAACTGTATTATTGCAAGTACATCTACACTTCACGGAAGTGAACCCTTGGCATATTTACAAGACACTTTAATTAACTTATACTCAGGTATTGAAGAAATACTTTTTATACCTTATGCTCGTCCGGGCGGAATTTCTCATGACGAATATACCATAGGTATCAATAATATTTTTAAAAAAATAAATAAAAGAATAATTAGCATACATATGTTTTCAGATCCTATCGAAGCTATTAAAAATGCTAAAGGTATTTATACTGGTGGTGGAAATACTTTTCTATTGGTAGATCAATTATATCGAAATGAAGTTATAGGGCCATTAAAAGAAGCTGTTCTTTCTGGAGTACCTTATCTGGGAACAAGTGCAGGAAGTAATATTTGTGGTCTTACTATGAAAACTACAAATGATATGCCTATTGTATACCCTCCAAACTTTGCAACATTAGGTATTGTCCCATTTAATATTAATCCACATTATCTTGACCCTGATCCTAATTCGACACATAAAGGAGAAACCCGAGAAACTCGAATTAAAGAATTTCATAATCTAAATTCACAACCCGTGGTAGGTTTAAGAGAAGGAAGTTGGTTAAAAGTTTATGACAATAAAATAACTCTGGAAGGAAATTTAAGTGCTAGAATTTTTGAAAAAGACAAAGAGCCCTACGAAATAGAAACGGGTAGCGCATTATCTGGATTAAATTAA
- a CDS encoding carboxypeptidase-like regulatory domain-containing protein: MKIKLSVLFVCFIVSTSIAQITSRVMIHGKISAPIGDDVEGVVVYNRSTNKGTITTKDGKFKIGAGINDRIEVVAMQYQNFVILVDKGIVDTKRLNIFLNESVNQLEEVVVTPYDLAGNVSVDVKKIGFSQSGIGDVAEETSSRINDTDYDFRPDELSPLENKVFLEDRMINGLNFVNLFKLFYNTKKTSKKKKYSSDIDVRVRDLYNDEFFKDYLALEIDQINDFIFFAEENGLNAKYFESGKELDLLQFLAYQSKLYHKK; this comes from the coding sequence ATGAAGATAAAATTATCTGTTCTTTTTGTTTGCTTTATAGTTAGTACATCTATAGCTCAAATTACTTCAAGAGTTATGATTCATGGGAAAATTAGTGCACCCATTGGAGATGATGTAGAAGGTGTGGTGGTTTATAACCGAAGTACTAATAAAGGTACAATTACTACCAAAGACGGAAAGTTTAAAATAGGTGCTGGTATTAATGATAGGATTGAAGTTGTGGCGATGCAATATCAGAACTTTGTAATACTTGTCGATAAAGGAATAGTAGATACTAAGAGATTAAATATTTTTCTTAATGAATCTGTAAACCAGTTAGAAGAAGTCGTGGTTACCCCATATGACTTAGCAGGTAATGTGTCTGTAGATGTGAAAAAAATAGGATTTAGTCAAAGTGGGATAGGGGATGTAGCAGAAGAAACGTCTTCGAGAATTAATGATACCGATTATGATTTTAGACCAGATGAGTTATCTCCATTAGAAAATAAAGTGTTCTTAGAAGATAGAATGATTAATGGGCTTAATTTTGTCAACCTTTTTAAATTGTTTTATAATACTAAGAAAACCTCTAAAAAGAAAAAATACTCTTCAGATATTGATGTTAGGGTTAGAGATTTATATAATGATGAGTTTTTTAAAGATTATCTGGCATTAGAAATAGATCAAATTAATGATTTTATCTTTTTTGCTGAAGAAAATGGCTTAAATGCAAAGTATTTTGAATCTGGAAAAGAACTCGATCTTTTACAGTTTTTAGCATATCAAAGTAAGCTTTATCATAAGAAATAA
- a CDS encoding DUF6702 family protein, with product MMNKTLLLFLFVVSVSLSSFTTAHKFYVSVTQVDYNAKQQSLQIVSRVFVDDIEELLKERYDESTNLDKDEESLGVDKNLATYLGQKLQFVVNGEEVSFTFLGKEYEDDLIICYLEIENITSLNTIEITNQVLMDLFEEQQNIVHVKKGNQRKSLILEKEKGLGMLKFSE from the coding sequence ATGATGAATAAAACCTTACTGCTTTTTCTTTTTGTAGTATCTGTTTCACTAAGTTCTTTTACAACTGCACATAAGTTTTATGTAAGTGTAACTCAGGTAGATTATAATGCAAAACAACAGTCGTTACAAATTGTATCCAGAGTTTTTGTTGATGATATAGAAGAACTTTTAAAAGAACGATATGATGAGTCTACTAATTTAGATAAAGATGAAGAAAGCCTGGGAGTAGATAAAAATTTAGCAACATATCTTGGTCAGAAACTACAATTTGTAGTGAATGGAGAAGAAGTTTCTTTTACATTTTTAGGAAAAGAATACGAAGACGATCTTATTATTTGTTATTTAGAAATAGAGAATATTACTTCTTTAAATACTATAGAAATCACAAATCAAGTTTTGATGGATCTTTTTGAAGAACAACAGAATATTGTTCACGTTAAAAAAGGAAATCAACGCAAAAGCCTTATACTTGAAAAAGAAAAAGGCTTGGGGATGTTAAAGTTTAGTGAATAA
- a CDS encoding M1 family metallopeptidase, whose amino-acid sequence MKKILLVLSVTFLISGISYAQNQEEAKNVRELGHTNQNKFKQMYDEFATPNMYRTGSGAPGPAYYQQQADYKMDIELDDKNKKLSGKETITYTNNSPDDLEFLWVQLDQNMRAKDSKTPLIQSNGVDPATTPGGFLNKYLAEPFDGGFNITAVKDSNGKPLKYTINRTMMRVEMSKDLASGEKFVFSIDWWYNINDHVNGRGRSGYEEFEDGNRAYVIAQFYPRMAVYNDVEGWQNHQFWGRGEFALPFGNFEVNITVPADHILDGTGVLVNRKEVFTKDMMSRYEAAKKSYNEPVVIVTQKEAIAKEKTFSEKKKTWKLKAENVRDFGFATSRRFIWDMMAVKIGGKDIMAVSMYPKEGNPLWEDWSTKVVASTLKSYSRMTFDYPYHKAISVHAKNQGMEYPMICWNYGRPKPDGSYSDRVKYGMMSVIIHEVGHNFFPMIVNSDERQWTWMDEGLNTFVQYVAEQDFGEWYPKALGNDKKYPSRRGPAKKIVPYMSGNQNFLSPIMSQSNNIHQFGPNAYSKPATGLNILRETVMGRDLFDYSFRTYSQRWMFKHPTPEDFFRTMEDASAFDLDWFWRGWFYTTDYTDIGVKEVKKFVVSKEPNKRVKEYAASVGAKVEDLGPLVYMVKEGSEEYETIKKNGNIISDAKTLKAYLMDNFSVKDREKLKQPKFFYEITFEKPGGLVMPLIVEYTYEDGTTETITYPAEIWRKNDVEVKRAVASEKAISKIVVDPKQETADIDTSNNSWPQRKKLGKFEQFKNKVKGQ is encoded by the coding sequence ATGAAAAAGATACTTTTAGTCCTTTCGGTGACTTTCTTGATATCGGGTATTTCATATGCTCAAAATCAAGAAGAGGCTAAAAATGTTCGTGAATTAGGGCATACTAATCAGAACAAATTCAAACAAATGTATGACGAGTTTGCAACTCCCAACATGTACAGAACAGGTTCTGGAGCCCCGGGTCCGGCTTATTATCAGCAACAGGCTGATTATAAAATGGATATTGAACTTGATGACAAAAACAAAAAACTATCAGGAAAAGAAACCATTACTTATACTAACAATTCACCTGATGATTTAGAATTTCTTTGGGTGCAATTGGATCAGAATATGCGAGCTAAGGACTCTAAAACTCCATTAATTCAATCAAATGGAGTTGATCCGGCAACAACGCCAGGAGGTTTTTTAAATAAATATCTAGCAGAACCTTTTGACGGTGGATTTAATATTACCGCAGTAAAGGATAGTAATGGAAAACCACTTAAATATACAATCAATAGAACCATGATGCGTGTAGAGATGTCTAAAGATTTAGCATCTGGCGAGAAATTTGTATTCTCAATTGATTGGTGGTATAATATTAATGATCATGTAAATGGTAGAGGTAGATCTGGATATGAAGAGTTTGAGGATGGAAATAGAGCATATGTTATCGCTCAGTTTTACCCCCGTATGGCAGTGTATAACGATGTTGAAGGGTGGCAAAATCACCAGTTTTGGGGTAGAGGAGAGTTTGCATTACCATTTGGTAACTTCGAAGTAAATATTACTGTTCCTGCAGATCATATTTTAGACGGAACCGGAGTATTAGTAAATAGAAAAGAAGTATTTACAAAAGACATGATGAGCCGCTATGAAGCAGCAAAGAAATCATATAATGAGCCAGTTGTTATTGTAACCCAAAAGGAAGCTATAGCAAAAGAAAAAACATTTTCAGAAAAAAAGAAAACATGGAAACTAAAAGCCGAAAATGTACGTGACTTTGGTTTTGCTACTTCCAGAAGGTTTATTTGGGACATGATGGCTGTTAAAATAGGAGGAAAAGATATAATGGCGGTATCGATGTATCCAAAAGAAGGAAATCCTCTTTGGGAAGATTGGTCTACAAAAGTAGTAGCCAGTACATTAAAATCGTATAGTCGAATGACCTTCGATTACCCATATCACAAAGCCATCTCTGTACATGCAAAAAATCAAGGTATGGAATACCCTATGATTTGCTGGAATTACGGAAGACCAAAGCCTGATGGGAGCTATAGCGATCGTGTAAAATATGGAATGATGAGTGTAATTATCCACGAAGTAGGCCATAACTTTTTCCCAATGATTGTGAATAGTGATGAACGCCAATGGACCTGGATGGATGAAGGTCTTAATACTTTTGTGCAATATGTGGCAGAACAAGATTTTGGAGAATGGTATCCAAAAGCATTAGGGAATGATAAAAAATACCCATCTCGTCGTGGGCCAGCAAAAAAGATTGTACCGTATATGAGTGGAAATCAAAATTTCTTATCTCCAATTATGTCTCAATCTAATAATATTCACCAATTCGGACCTAATGCATACTCAAAACCAGCAACAGGCTTAAATATCCTAAGAGAAACCGTAATGGGAAGAGATCTTTTTGATTATTCATTTAGAACATATTCTCAACGATGGATGTTTAAACACCCAACACCAGAAGACTTTTTTAGAACTATGGAAGATGCTTCTGCTTTTGATTTAGATTGGTTTTGGAGAGGATGGTTCTATACCACAGATTATACCGATATTGGAGTAAAAGAAGTGAAGAAATTTGTAGTTTCTAAAGAACCAAATAAAAGAGTAAAAGAATATGCAGCATCTGTAGGTGCTAAAGTGGAAGACCTTGGACCACTTGTATATATGGTTAAAGAGGGAAGCGAAGAATATGAAACGATTAAAAAGAATGGAAATATTATTAGTGATGCTAAAACCTTAAAAGCATATCTAATGGATAATTTTTCTGTTAAAGATCGTGAAAAACTTAAACAACCTAAGTTTTTCTATGAGATTACCTTTGAAAAACCAGGTGGACTTGTAATGCCACTAATCGTAGAATATACCTATGAAGATGGCACAACAGAGACAATAACATACCCTGCAGAAATATGGAGAAAAAATGATGTTGAGGTAAAAAGAGCAGTAGCTTCTGAGAAAGCAATTTCTAAGATAGTAGTTGATCCTAAACAAGAGACGGCAGATATCGACACCTCTAATAATAGTTGGCCTCAAAGAAAGAAGCTAGGGAAATTTGAACAATTTAAAAACAAAGTAAAAGGGCAGTAA
- a CDS encoding Sec-independent protein translocase subunit TatA/TatB, producing the protein MTTLPLFISGTEIAFIVFILVMVFGADKIPEIARGLGKGMRIVKDATNDIKTEITKSAEKHGIDTDIPTSITSDIKKEIDQVKDDIDKVTGPIKRKF; encoded by the coding sequence ATGACAACTCTACCTTTATTTATTAGCGGAACCGAAATTGCCTTTATTGTTTTTATATTGGTTATGGTTTTTGGAGCAGATAAGATTCCTGAGATTGCACGAGGATTGGGTAAAGGAATGCGTATCGTTAAAGATGCAACCAATGATATCAAAACCGAAATTACCAAAAGTGCAGAAAAACATGGTATTGATACCGATATTCCTACTTCTATTACATCTGATATAAAAAAGGAGATCGACCAGGTCAAAGATGACATTGATAAAGTTACTGGTCCAATAAAACGCAAATTCTAA